Proteins found in one Salinimonas lutimaris genomic segment:
- a CDS encoding organic hydroperoxide resistance protein codes for MHKLEQVIYTGTATATGGRDGTAKSSDDRLQVNLSVPKALGGDDGQGTNPEQMFAAGYSACFIGALKHVAGTQKITLGSDISVTAEVSIGPIEKGFAIAAKLTVDLADMEQQQAESLVAQAHEVCPYSNATRGNIEVTLVTKTN; via the coding sequence ATGCATAAACTTGAGCAGGTAATATACACAGGCACAGCAACAGCAACAGGCGGACGGGACGGCACGGCCAAATCCAGTGATGATCGCCTGCAGGTGAACCTGTCGGTACCCAAAGCACTGGGCGGTGATGACGGACAGGGGACCAATCCTGAGCAAATGTTTGCAGCCGGTTATTCAGCATGTTTTATTGGCGCGTTAAAACATGTGGCTGGTACGCAGAAGATAACACTGGGCAGTGATATCAGCGTAACAGCAGAGGTATCCATTGGCCCGATTGAAAAGGGGTTCGCGATTGCCGCCAAACTGACTGTGGATCTGGCTGATATGGAACAGCAACAGGCTGAGTCGCTGGTAGCGCAGGCCCATGAGGTTTGTCCCTATTCCAATGCTACCCGCGGTAATATTGAAGTTACGCTGGTCACCAAAACCAACTAA
- a CDS encoding MarR family winged helix-turn-helix transcriptional regulator, with protein sequence MKDSLTLNKQLCHRFYTVSNAFSRAYRPLLKDLDITYPQYVVLMSLWENEGITISDLAGHTKIDSGAMSLILKKLESKGFITVSRATSDKRIRIVSLTAYGRSCRARAQTIPEQMRCNLSNISDQEASTLIELIDKLSNELNAPLCEPEQS encoded by the coding sequence ATGAAAGATTCCCTGACGTTAAATAAACAGCTTTGCCATCGTTTTTACACGGTATCCAATGCGTTCAGCCGGGCTTATCGCCCCCTGCTTAAAGATTTGGATATTACTTATCCTCAGTATGTTGTACTGATGAGTCTGTGGGAAAACGAAGGCATTACCATTTCGGATCTGGCTGGTCACACAAAAATTGATAGCGGTGCCATGAGCCTGATCCTCAAAAAACTGGAGTCTAAAGGGTTTATTACGGTATCCCGTGCTACTTCAGACAAACGCATTCGTATTGTCTCACTCACCGCCTACGGCCGGAGTTGCCGGGCCCGTGCCCAGACCATCCCTGAGCAAATGCGCTGTAACCTGAGCAATATCAGTGACCAGGAAGCCAGCACACTGATCGAGCTAATAGACAAGCTCAGCAATGAGTTAAATGCCCCATTGTGTGAGCCGGAACAGTCATAG
- the trhA gene encoding PAQR family membrane homeostasis protein TrhA — protein MTSIKNQAYCAVEEWLNSFSHGIGCVAAIVGLVFMMLRAQEPLAITAGAIYGTTLILMFLSSTLYHAISDQRAKGWLKLFDHSAIYLLIAGTYTPLLLVSIGGWLGITMTALIWTLALAGIMFKLIAQHRFPKVSVATYLLMGWIAVGVIYPLYMALPGEGLWLIVAGGLCFSIGVLFYVAKKIKYTHAIWHLFVLGGCSCHYFSIYYYVV, from the coding sequence ATGACATCAATAAAAAATCAGGCGTACTGTGCAGTAGAAGAATGGCTGAACAGCTTTAGCCATGGCATTGGTTGTGTGGCTGCCATTGTCGGGCTGGTGTTTATGATGCTGCGAGCGCAGGAGCCGTTAGCCATCACAGCCGGCGCTATTTATGGTACCACGCTGATTTTAATGTTTTTAAGTTCGACCCTGTATCATGCCATCTCTGATCAGCGTGCCAAAGGCTGGCTTAAGCTGTTTGATCACAGTGCAATCTACCTGCTGATTGCCGGCACCTATACGCCTTTGTTGCTGGTGTCTATTGGCGGCTGGCTGGGGATCACCATGACCGCACTGATCTGGACGCTGGCACTGGCCGGTATAATGTTTAAGTTAATCGCCCAGCACCGGTTTCCCAAAGTGTCGGTGGCCACTTACCTGTTAATGGGCTGGATTGCCGTGGGGGTGATTTATCCACTGTATATGGCATTACCCGGCGAAGGACTGTGGCTGATTGTGGCAGGTGGACTTTGTTTTAGTATCGGGGTTCTTTTTTATGTGGCAAAAAAGATAAAATACACCCACGCCATCTGGCACCTGTTTGTTTTAGGTGGCTGTAGCTGTCATTATTTTTCAATTTATTATTATGTGGTTTAA
- a CDS encoding right-handed parallel beta-helix repeat-containing protein — protein sequence MRKSPLMAVLSAFFILSGPVQAASDSASTMTKASLTVGQPGVVALQRMNEQALSSPQQVAQLVNTMMNEDTYKRMFSRLKKNEATAAADVLLALQDGQALDTFLQQQAGTPDEKSLVRAAMVLFPLDRYDLYRTLQADQQFDQKALKKWASSTGLMTQPMYPKSMTEGKAIFVEPLIESASITLPNQTKQASASVEYRVKGSADDKWQTGRKLVWEPVQGVLTGPLVYLKPDTRYEVKVALTTADGKQQTLSHEFTTRADKPPINPDKVYYLSDIYKGGTLDLEKLKINGSDNGWAKIVNDKDITIEAGKGDRYAIDIGKAHHVYFENIKVRGGRVHGIYAEQAHHIWINQCDIAGWGRQPNIMKNGVAYEKADAEPINYDSGIHLRQSGVITVENCHIHDPVPASNDWRYGHPKGPNAFFANANHPDPAYKGQVIIRNNRFEGKPDHRFNDVIEGRKNSDPKGGFVRDSAIYNNVFRYGNDDSIEIDGGQYNVMVYNNDMSHTYTGVSVIPTRVGPSYVFNNYIHDLGDETGKQWAGIKIGGLLTGGYGTSYLFHNLITVNRNGFTASRFQEDSTMLTYAKNNIVVTLNDNDATGYNLFDPEDHPYSQFINNYMFNTALDKQKIKGHIDQQYQYPELENSDQAQTLVKTPKQVQLPKAEEFVIPNFTQLSEDGKNFIYGIVN from the coding sequence ATGCGTAAATCGCCACTTATGGCTGTGCTTAGTGCATTTTTCATCTTATCTGGTCCGGTGCAGGCCGCGTCAGACTCTGCCTCAACCATGACCAAAGCCTCTCTGACGGTGGGCCAGCCCGGTGTGGTCGCCCTGCAGCGTATGAACGAGCAAGCGCTGTCCTCGCCGCAACAGGTGGCGCAGCTGGTCAACACGATGATGAATGAAGACACTTACAAGCGCATGTTTTCCCGGCTGAAGAAAAATGAAGCCACGGCGGCCGCCGATGTATTATTGGCCCTGCAAGATGGTCAGGCGCTGGATACGTTTTTACAGCAGCAAGCCGGCACACCTGACGAAAAATCTCTGGTGCGCGCCGCCATGGTGCTCTTTCCGCTGGATCGTTACGATTTGTACCGAACCTTGCAGGCTGACCAGCAGTTTGACCAAAAGGCATTAAAAAAGTGGGCATCGTCTACCGGTCTGATGACCCAGCCGATGTATCCAAAAAGTATGACTGAGGGCAAGGCTATTTTTGTAGAGCCGCTCATTGAGTCGGCCAGCATCACCCTGCCCAACCAGACTAAACAAGCCAGCGCTTCGGTTGAGTATCGCGTAAAAGGCAGTGCTGATGATAAGTGGCAGACAGGCCGCAAGCTGGTCTGGGAGCCAGTTCAGGGCGTGCTGACAGGCCCGCTGGTTTATCTGAAGCCCGATACCCGATACGAAGTGAAGGTAGCGCTTACCACGGCCGATGGTAAACAGCAAACGCTGTCCCATGAATTTACCACCCGTGCTGACAAGCCGCCGATTAATCCGGATAAGGTGTACTATCTGTCGGACATTTATAAAGGCGGCACGCTGGATCTGGAAAAGCTGAAAATCAACGGCTCAGACAACGGCTGGGCAAAAATCGTCAACGACAAAGACATTACCATTGAGGCCGGCAAAGGTGATCGCTACGCCATTGATATTGGCAAGGCGCATCATGTGTACTTTGAAAACATCAAAGTCCGGGGTGGTCGCGTACATGGAATTTACGCAGAACAGGCTCATCATATCTGGATCAATCAGTGCGATATTGCCGGCTGGGGCCGTCAGCCTAATATCATGAAAAATGGGGTCGCCTATGAAAAAGCCGACGCCGAACCGATCAACTACGACTCGGGCATCCATCTGCGTCAGTCCGGTGTGATCACGGTAGAAAACTGTCATATTCATGATCCGGTACCGGCATCAAATGACTGGCGCTATGGCCACCCTAAAGGTCCCAATGCCTTTTTTGCCAATGCCAATCATCCTGATCCCGCCTATAAGGGTCAGGTGATCATCCGCAACAACCGGTTCGAGGGAAAACCGGATCATCGCTTTAATGATGTTATTGAAGGGCGTAAAAACTCTGATCCAAAAGGCGGTTTTGTGCGCGACTCGGCGATCTACAACAATGTGTTTCGTTACGGCAACGATGACTCTATTGAGATCGATGGCGGCCAGTACAACGTAATGGTGTATAACAATGATATGTCACACACCTACACCGGGGTGAGCGTGATCCCAACCCGGGTTGGTCCGAGTTACGTGTTTAACAATTATATCCACGATTTAGGTGATGAAACCGGCAAACAATGGGCCGGCATTAAAATTGGCGGCCTGCTGACCGGCGGTTACGGTACTTCGTATCTGTTTCATAACCTGATCACGGTTAACCGTAACGGTTTTACTGCATCGCGGTTTCAGGAAGACAGCACCATGCTGACTTATGCCAAGAATAATATTGTTGTCACACTGAACGATAATGATGCTACCGGGTATAACCTGTTCGACCCTGAAGACCATCCATATAGCCAGTTTATTAATAACTACATGTTTAATACTGCGCTGGACAAACAAAAAATCAAAGGGCATATCGACCAGCAATATCAGTACCCTGAGTTGGAAAACAGTGATCAGGCTCAGACCCTGGTAAAAACACCGAAACAGGTACAATTACCCAAAGCCGAAGAATTTGTGATCCCCAACTTCACGCAGTTAAGTGAAGACGGTAAGAACTTTATTTACGGCATTGTTAACTAA
- a CDS encoding lipopolysaccharide biosynthesis protein — translation MSLKAKSLAGAFFNLSANGFSQLVNFVVYAIMARLLGVEEFGLVAICLMVVEFCNLFVTVGISQNLIQREKWDNQFASMSFWVLMGVSAAIAVLIFAVAVPIAYYTYSELAAQLIAALAIVPIANGFRLVHKAKLEREFENKKLAVYDTVGVVAGGTVSVVTALMGFGAWAIIFGKILQAVVSTVMTCIKSDFSPEKVTSKEHLPEIIQFSKPLIAMSFVNFFSQKTSNLIIAFFLGASTFAYTSVARQGFSVLNNLTFQPLNRIALAGLARVETARLSGAFGRMVGMTALFVSPVYFGIGAVAHPFIDVVFGDKWVTSAYLLSILSLMSPTQVMAYYLPNLLISRGLPGPAFKLNMINLVLNLALPAAGVPWGVYGVIVGLVVANYVSLLMKFALVKKHLGIGVMDAFRNSWMFSFASLVMYASVLYIERMNVYGIENIYLDLVSLVATGAAIYGGILMLFFRKHTFKVMAELKGQKKAKKGKAKAAPGNLEQQAREAESSEKVTASVDETVKP, via the coding sequence ATGTCTTTAAAAGCAAAATCTCTTGCCGGCGCGTTTTTTAACCTGTCGGCAAATGGCTTCTCGCAACTGGTGAACTTTGTCGTTTATGCGATCATGGCTCGCCTGCTTGGAGTGGAAGAATTTGGTCTGGTTGCCATATGCCTGATGGTTGTAGAGTTCTGCAACTTGTTTGTGACGGTGGGGATCAGCCAGAACCTGATTCAACGTGAAAAGTGGGATAACCAGTTTGCCAGTATGTCATTCTGGGTATTGATGGGCGTATCCGCTGCCATCGCGGTGCTTATCTTTGCTGTGGCAGTACCTATTGCGTATTACACCTATTCTGAACTGGCCGCCCAACTGATTGCCGCTCTGGCTATTGTGCCTATTGCCAACGGCTTCAGGCTGGTTCACAAGGCTAAGCTGGAACGTGAATTTGAAAACAAAAAGCTGGCCGTGTACGACACTGTTGGTGTGGTGGCTGGCGGTACTGTATCGGTTGTCACTGCGCTGATGGGTTTTGGAGCCTGGGCAATTATCTTCGGCAAAATTCTGCAGGCGGTCGTGTCAACCGTGATGACCTGTATCAAATCTGACTTTTCACCGGAAAAAGTTACCAGCAAAGAACACCTGCCTGAAATTATTCAGTTTTCCAAACCGTTGATTGCGATGTCATTTGTGAATTTCTTTTCGCAGAAAACTTCCAACCTGATCATCGCTTTTTTCCTGGGTGCATCCACATTTGCTTACACGTCGGTGGCGCGTCAGGGCTTTTCTGTTTTAAACAACCTGACCTTCCAGCCACTTAACCGTATTGCGCTGGCCGGTCTGGCGCGGGTGGAAACCGCCCGGTTGTCCGGTGCATTCGGCCGGATGGTAGGCATGACAGCACTGTTTGTTTCGCCGGTATATTTTGGCATTGGCGCAGTGGCGCACCCATTTATTGATGTCGTATTTGGCGATAAATGGGTTACCAGTGCGTACTTATTGTCTATTCTGTCGCTGATGTCGCCCACTCAGGTCATGGCCTATTATTTACCTAACCTGCTCATTTCCCGCGGCCTGCCGGGCCCGGCATTCAAGCTCAATATGATTAACCTGGTGCTAAATCTGGCGCTGCCTGCGGCAGGTGTGCCCTGGGGTGTGTATGGCGTCATCGTTGGACTGGTAGTGGCAAACTATGTCAGTCTGCTGATGAAATTTGCGCTGGTGAAAAAACATCTGGGTATAGGGGTGATGGACGCGTTTAGAAATTCATGGATGTTCTCGTTTGCCTCACTGGTCATGTATGCCAGCGTCCTGTATATCGAGCGGATGAATGTTTATGGCATCGAGAATATTTACCTGGATCTGGTGTCACTGGTCGCCACCGGCGCGGCAATTTACGGCGGTATCCTGATGCTGTTTTTCCGTAAACACACCTTTAAAGTGATGGCAGAGCTAAAAGGTCAGAAGAAAGCCAAAAAAGGCAAGGCCAAGGCAGCGCCAGGTAATCTGGAGCAACAGGCCCGGGAAGCAGAAAGCAGTGAAAAGGTCACCGCATCGGTCGATGAAACCGTGAAGCCTTAA
- a CDS encoding polysaccharide pyruvyl transferase family protein, protein MLYEWAEKQKYAKEKSLIFWWQSKKDPRPNIGDFVAYDLVNRIVAMKGKMITDKQDHSQKLVSVGSVLHFANTNDTIWGTGLNKKMDDKVNKFASLDVRAVRGPLTRKYLMDRGIDVPEIYGDPAILLPYFYPKALMEKADKQDYIVINHMNDDMSKYNGHEDKLVTPMQYPGSFIEAIVNSKLVISSSLHGVIIAEAYGVPAIFFDSQSGESMFKYEDYFQGTGRQDIPRVTTIEEGLAMNVPTPPDFTDIAKKLYAAFPFDLWGA, encoded by the coding sequence ATGTTATACGAATGGGCTGAAAAGCAAAAATACGCTAAAGAAAAGTCGCTGATCTTTTGGTGGCAGTCAAAAAAAGATCCCCGTCCTAATATTGGTGATTTTGTTGCCTATGATTTGGTCAACCGGATTGTTGCCATGAAAGGCAAGATGATTACCGATAAACAAGACCATTCACAAAAGCTGGTCAGTGTCGGCTCTGTACTGCATTTTGCTAATACCAACGACACCATCTGGGGCACCGGCCTGAATAAAAAAATGGATGACAAGGTGAACAAATTTGCCAGCCTGGACGTGCGTGCGGTGCGTGGCCCGCTGACCCGCAAGTATCTGATGGATCGAGGCATTGATGTACCTGAGATTTATGGCGACCCGGCTATCCTGCTACCTTACTTTTATCCCAAGGCGCTGATGGAAAAAGCCGACAAGCAGGATTACATCGTAATTAACCACATGAACGATGATATGAGTAAGTATAACGGGCATGAAGATAAGCTGGTAACGCCCATGCAGTATCCCGGCTCATTTATCGAAGCCATCGTTAACAGCAAGCTGGTCATTTCCAGCAGTTTGCACGGCGTTATTATTGCCGAAGCCTATGGTGTACCTGCAATTTTCTTTGACTCACAAAGTGGTGAGTCGATGTTTAAATATGAAGATTATTTTCAGGGTACAGGACGTCAGGATATTCCCAGGGTGACGACTATTGAAGAAGGGCTGGCGATGAATGTTCCCACTCCGCCGGACTTTACCGACATTGCGAAGAAGCTGTACGCCGCATTCCCGTTTGATTTATGGGGCGCGTAA
- a CDS encoding Stf0 family sulfotransferase, which yields MELYEDQFSEAHDTVGDVTTQKTLIIASTVRSGSHMLGHVLHESGQFGFPLEYANKQNLAQWKHKLGEQSVKGVMQQLMRRRTSTNGVFGIKVHYSHLPVFGGFSQLSQLFPNPHFVLLTRHDVMSQAVSLAMAKQTGSWIADQQADITPEYRFEDIDNGMRRILFENSSWKYTLSATGANYIDLDFEAVKCDTARVVKQIADFMQVEVEVDKVPQAPVTRKQSNELNQQWIARFNQEFSANDELLRYNQESVLRKVAKRFF from the coding sequence ATGGAGTTGTACGAAGACCAGTTTTCGGAAGCTCACGACACTGTTGGCGATGTTACTACCCAAAAAACGCTGATTATAGCGTCAACCGTGCGCTCAGGCAGTCATATGCTGGGCCACGTGTTACACGAAAGCGGTCAATTTGGTTTTCCGCTGGAGTATGCCAACAAGCAAAACCTGGCGCAGTGGAAACACAAGCTGGGTGAACAGTCAGTAAAAGGCGTGATGCAGCAACTCATGCGCCGGCGAACCTCAACTAATGGGGTGTTCGGCATCAAGGTGCATTACTCTCATTTGCCAGTATTTGGTGGATTCAGTCAGCTCAGCCAGCTGTTTCCGAATCCCCACTTTGTGCTGTTAACCCGTCACGACGTCATGTCTCAGGCGGTGTCATTAGCAATGGCAAAACAAACCGGCTCGTGGATTGCAGATCAGCAAGCCGACATAACTCCCGAATACCGCTTTGAAGACATTGACAACGGTATGCGCCGGATTTTATTTGAAAACAGTTCGTGGAAGTACACGCTAAGTGCTACGGGAGCAAACTATATCGATCTGGATTTTGAGGCAGTGAAGTGCGATACCGCCAGAGTGGTAAAGCAGATCGCTGACTTTATGCAGGTCGAGGTAGAGGTGGACAAAGTGCCGCAGGCACCGGTGACCCGCAAGCAAAGTAATGAGCTGAACCAGCAATGGATAGCCCGGTTTAATCAGGAATTCAGCGCCAACGATGAACTGTTGAGATACAACCAGGAAAGTGTGCTGCGCAAAGTCGCCAAGCGCTTTTTTTAA